Proteins encoded in a region of the Vibrio ponticus genome:
- the purE gene encoding 5-(carboxyamino)imidazole ribonucleotide mutase, with product MKVGIIMGSKSDWPTMKLAAEMLDTFGVSYETKVVSAHRTPQLLAEYATSAKERGIKVIIAGAGGAAHLPGMTAAFTSLPVLGVPVQSRALKGMDSLLSIVQMPKGIAVGTLAIGEAGAANAGILAAQIIGTHDDEVMAKVEAFRNEQTETVLANSNPAED from the coding sequence ATGAAAGTCGGTATTATCATGGGTTCAAAATCGGATTGGCCAACCATGAAACTTGCAGCAGAAATGCTCGACACATTTGGCGTGAGCTATGAAACCAAAGTGGTTTCTGCGCACCGAACCCCTCAACTGCTAGCAGAATACGCCACCAGCGCAAAAGAGCGTGGCATTAAAGTCATTATCGCTGGCGCTGGCGGCGCCGCCCACTTGCCGGGAATGACGGCAGCCTTTACTAGCTTGCCAGTGCTAGGCGTACCGGTGCAATCTCGCGCACTAAAAGGCATGGATTCACTGTTATCAATCGTGCAAATGCCAAAAGGCATTGCAGTCGGTACACTGGCAATTGGTGAAGCCGGCGCTGCCAACGCCGGTATTCTCGCAGCACAAATCATCGGCACTCATGATGATGAAGTAATGGCGAAAGTAGAAGCTTTCCGTAACGAGCAAACCGAAACTGTACTAGCAAACTCAAACCCAGCAGAGGATTAA
- a CDS encoding L-threonylcarbamoyladenylate synthase: MDNFEQALNALQQGEVIAYPTEGVFGVGCDPDSPQAIEKLLTLKQRPVEKGLILIAASYEQLLPYIDESQLTEEQLQTVKASWPGPYTWIMPASDKVSDWVSGQFDSIAVRVTDHPLVQKICLAFGKPLTSTSANLSGLPPCMTTEEVEAQLGDQLVAILRGETSGRDKPSEIRDAKTLKVLRQG; the protein is encoded by the coding sequence GTGGATAACTTTGAGCAAGCGCTGAATGCATTGCAGCAAGGTGAAGTGATTGCCTATCCAACCGAAGGTGTATTCGGTGTTGGCTGTGATCCCGATAGCCCGCAAGCGATTGAAAAACTATTGACCTTAAAGCAGCGTCCGGTTGAAAAAGGATTGATTCTGATTGCGGCGAGCTATGAGCAGTTATTGCCGTATATTGATGAGTCACAGCTGACAGAAGAACAATTGCAAACGGTAAAAGCGTCTTGGCCAGGTCCTTATACTTGGATTATGCCGGCAAGTGATAAGGTCTCTGATTGGGTCTCGGGTCAGTTTGATTCGATCGCAGTCCGAGTGACCGATCACCCATTGGTACAAAAAATCTGCCTAGCGTTTGGTAAACCGCTGACTTCTACTAGCGCCAACCTTTCCGGTTTACCACCGTGCATGACGACAGAAGAAGTTGAAGCGCAACTTGGTGACCAGTTAGTTGCCATTTTGCGTGGTGAAACCAGCGGACGTGATAAACCGAGTGAAATTCGTGACGCAAAAACATTAAAAGTGCTAAGACAAGGATAA
- the hemF gene encoding oxygen-dependent coproporphyrinogen oxidase, translating into MPTSIDKHAVKQFLMALQDQICTQLENADGKASFEEDAWQRQPGERLAGGGRTRVMTNGAVFEQGGVNFSHVSGQEMPASATAHRPELAGRSFEAMGVSLVMHPHNPYVPTSHANVRFFIAEKEGEAPIWWFGGGFDLTPFYPFEEDCVYWHHTAKEICAPFGDEVYAEHKAWCDKYFYLPHRNETRGIGGLFFDDLNQWEFEKCFAYIKAVGEGYTQAYLPIVERRKTTSYGVRERQFQLYRRGRYVEFNLVFDRGTLFGLQSGGRTESILMSMPPMARWEYGYQPEPGSAEAQLYQHFLKPREW; encoded by the coding sequence ATGCCAACTTCAATCGATAAACACGCAGTAAAACAGTTCTTAATGGCGCTACAAGATCAAATTTGTACCCAGTTAGAAAACGCTGATGGTAAAGCTAGCTTTGAAGAAGATGCTTGGCAACGTCAGCCTGGTGAACGTTTGGCTGGTGGTGGTCGAACTCGTGTGATGACCAATGGTGCAGTGTTTGAACAAGGTGGGGTGAACTTTTCTCACGTCAGTGGGCAAGAGATGCCTGCATCAGCGACCGCACATCGACCAGAGTTGGCAGGACGCAGTTTTGAAGCGATGGGGGTCTCCTTAGTGATGCACCCTCATAACCCTTATGTACCGACATCCCATGCGAATGTGCGCTTTTTTATTGCTGAGAAAGAGGGGGAAGCGCCTATTTGGTGGTTCGGTGGTGGCTTTGACCTTACGCCTTTTTACCCATTTGAGGAAGATTGCGTTTATTGGCACCACACGGCGAAAGAAATCTGCGCACCTTTTGGTGATGAGGTTTATGCCGAGCATAAGGCGTGGTGCGATAAGTACTTCTATTTACCACACCGCAATGAGACCCGTGGTATCGGTGGTTTGTTCTTCGATGATCTTAACCAGTGGGAGTTTGAAAAGTGCTTTGCCTACATCAAAGCCGTCGGTGAGGGTTACACACAAGCCTATTTGCCGATTGTTGAGCGTCGCAAAACCACTTCTTACGGTGTAAGAGAAAGACAATTCCAGCTTTATCGTCGTGGGCGCTACGTTGAATTCAACCTCGTATTCGACCGCGGTACTTTATTTGGCTTACAAAGTGGTGGGCGTACCGAATCCATTTTGATGTCAATGCCACCAATGGCACGCTGGGAATATGGATACCAGCCTGAACCGGGCTCTGCGGAAGCACAATTGTATCAGCACTTCCTCAAGCCAAGAGAGTGGTAA
- the aroE gene encoding shikimate dehydrogenase, translating to MTQQIDRYVVFGNPIGHSKSPFIHTLFARQTNQPLSYTAELAPVDGFKQAAELFFAQGGRGCNITIPFKEDAYQFADRLTARAELAGAVNTLKKLDDGIILGDTTDGAGLVLDLQNYQVPITDARILIIGAGGAARGVIQSLLELKPQQIVITNRTFSKAELLANMFAELGPIHALAMDQVQDGFDLVINSTSASLSGELPQVSPAIFTSTTIAYDMMYGRGKTAFNQWALEQGVAQAYDGLGMLVGQAAESFMLWRGLRPGTKQILRELRKNLEGM from the coding sequence ATGACTCAGCAAATTGATCGCTACGTTGTTTTTGGCAATCCCATTGGACACAGTAAGTCGCCATTTATTCACACCCTGTTTGCCCGTCAAACCAATCAGCCTCTGAGCTATACCGCCGAACTTGCACCTGTCGATGGTTTTAAACAAGCCGCTGAGTTGTTTTTCGCTCAAGGTGGTCGTGGTTGTAATATCACGATTCCATTCAAAGAAGATGCGTATCAATTTGCAGATCGACTCACTGCTCGTGCTGAGTTAGCTGGAGCGGTCAATACCCTGAAGAAGCTTGATGATGGCATTATTCTAGGTGACACGACTGATGGTGCTGGCTTGGTATTGGATTTACAAAACTACCAAGTGCCAATTACTGATGCGCGCATTCTAATCATTGGTGCGGGTGGTGCGGCGAGGGGGGTCATTCAATCATTATTAGAGTTAAAGCCTCAGCAAATCGTGATTACCAACCGAACCTTTAGTAAAGCTGAACTGCTTGCCAATATGTTTGCCGAGTTAGGTCCGATTCATGCCCTGGCGATGGACCAAGTTCAAGACGGGTTTGATCTGGTGATCAACTCAACGTCTGCTAGCTTAAGTGGCGAATTACCACAGGTCTCTCCTGCCATCTTTACCTCAACGACCATTGCTTATGACATGATGTATGGTCGAGGTAAGACGGCGTTTAACCAATGGGCGCTAGAACAAGGCGTTGCTCAGGCGTATGACGGATTAGGTATGCTGGTTGGTCAAGCCGCAGAGAGTTTTATGTTGTGGCGAGGTTTAAGACCAGGTACAAAACAAATCTTACGCGAATTACGCAAAAACTTAGAAGGTATGTGA
- a CDS encoding DUF1488 family protein, producing the protein MNQSILFPDIQDWDDALNGVKFPAQQAGALIECVASLEYLSSLASEPLTTAQQALAVFEQNRFEIEELAEQLIEEEEYNAAGLIELTA; encoded by the coding sequence ATGAATCAATCGATTCTATTTCCAGATATTCAAGACTGGGATGATGCACTGAATGGGGTGAAGTTTCCTGCTCAACAAGCAGGGGCATTAATTGAATGTGTGGCATCACTAGAGTATTTGAGCTCTCTGGCGAGCGAACCTCTGACAACTGCCCAACAAGCTTTAGCGGTTTTTGAACAAAATCGCTTTGAAATCGAAGAGCTTGCTGAACAGCTAATAGAAGAGGAAGAGTATAACGCTGCAGGCTTAATTGAACTTACGGCGTAA
- a CDS encoding gamma carbonic anhydrase family protein: MSSLRSYKGIAPSIGQRVYIDSSSVLVGDITIGDDSSIWPLVAARGDVNHITIGERTNIQDGSVLHVTHKNAQNPSGYPLIIGNDVTIGHKVMLHGCIIKDRVLVGMGAIVLDGAVIEEEVMIGAGSLVPPGKRLESGFLYVGSPVKQARPLKEEERAFLLKSANNYVQNKEDYLHQVENITP, translated from the coding sequence ATGAGTTCATTACGCAGCTATAAAGGCATTGCACCATCGATTGGTCAACGCGTCTATATAGATAGTAGTTCAGTTTTAGTCGGTGATATCACCATTGGCGATGATTCTAGTATTTGGCCACTGGTCGCAGCTCGCGGCGATGTAAACCACATAACGATCGGTGAACGCACCAATATTCAAGATGGCTCAGTTTTACATGTCACCCACAAAAATGCGCAAAACCCATCAGGCTATCCGCTGATCATTGGTAATGATGTCACTATCGGGCATAAGGTAATGCTGCATGGCTGTATTATCAAAGATCGCGTTTTAGTCGGTATGGGCGCGATTGTGCTAGATGGTGCGGTTATAGAAGAAGAGGTGATGATTGGTGCAGGCAGTTTAGTCCCGCCCGGAAAAAGATTAGAAAGTGGCTTTCTTTATGTAGGTAGCCCAGTGAAGCAAGCACGTCCATTAAAAGAAGAAGAACGAGCCTTTTTGCTTAAATCTGCCAATAACTATGTACAGAATAAAGAAGACTACCTACATCAAGTCGAGAATATTACGCCGTAA
- the pdxY gene encoding pyridoxal kinase PdxY encodes MRGVISIQSHVVYGHAGNSSAVFPLQRMGFEVFPIHTVQFSNHTQYKEGWTGHAFPASDIEDLTQGLENIGALKKCDAVVTGYQGSVEQCEMVAELVKKVKSYNPASIYVCDPVMGAPDKGCIVNEGISEYLLNTLMPMADVIVPNQFELSQFVGMEINSLNDAVAACKKALTLGPQIVLVKHLYSISDDKFSMMLAFDDQCFIAQRPQLDFDKALVGVGDLISSLFTGGLLKEWSVARAFKHCNEAAYAVVKKTHELGEWELQTIAAQDEIVEPVEKFDLGKCVQDNSFTYYSI; translated from the coding sequence ATGCGCGGTGTGATTTCAATTCAAAGTCATGTGGTATACGGCCACGCAGGAAATAGCTCAGCTGTTTTTCCTTTACAGCGTATGGGATTTGAAGTTTTTCCTATCCATACAGTGCAATTTTCCAATCACACCCAATATAAAGAAGGTTGGACTGGTCACGCTTTCCCTGCCTCAGATATTGAAGATCTCACCCAAGGTCTAGAAAACATTGGTGCATTGAAAAAGTGCGACGCGGTTGTAACGGGGTATCAAGGCAGCGTAGAGCAGTGTGAGATGGTCGCGGAGTTGGTTAAGAAAGTAAAAAGCTACAACCCGGCATCTATCTATGTTTGTGATCCGGTTATGGGCGCGCCAGACAAAGGCTGTATTGTTAATGAAGGTATTTCAGAGTACCTATTGAATACACTTATGCCTATGGCGGATGTGATTGTGCCTAACCAATTTGAGCTAAGCCAGTTCGTTGGTATGGAGATCAACAGCTTAAATGACGCTGTCGCAGCGTGTAAAAAGGCCCTAACTTTAGGACCACAAATCGTATTAGTAAAACATCTGTACTCAATCTCAGATGATAAGTTTTCAATGATGCTTGCGTTTGACGACCAGTGCTTTATTGCTCAGCGTCCACAATTAGATTTCGATAAAGCGCTTGTTGGTGTTGGTGATTTGATTTCATCACTGTTTACTGGCGGTCTTTTGAAGGAGTGGTCTGTTGCACGCGCATTTAAGCACTGTAATGAAGCGGCATACGCGGTAGTGAAGAAGACTCATGAATTGGGTGAGTGGGAGCTGCAAACTATTGCTGCTCAAGATGAGATTGTTGAACCGGTTGAGAAATTCGACCTAGGCAAGTGTGTACAAGATAACTCATTCACGTACTACTCAATCTAA
- the add gene encoding adenosine deaminase has protein sequence MITKNLPLTDLHRHLDGNIRTQTILELGQKFGVALPANDVAGLTPHVQIVEAEPSLVAFLSKLDWGVAVLGDLDACRRVAYENVEDALNAQIDYAELRFSPYYMAMKHNLPVAGVVEAVVDGVQAGIRDFGIKANLIGIMSRTFGTDACQQELDAILTQKDKIVAVDLAGDELGQPGELFVKHFAQVKDAGLNVTVHAGEAAGAASMWQAIQELGATRIGHGVKAIHDPKLMDYLAEHKIGIESCLTSNVQTSTVESLANHPLKQFLDHGVMACINTDDPAVEGIELPHEYEVAAPQAGLTAEQIRRAQINGLDLAFISEAEKQALRDKAANR, from the coding sequence ATGATAACTAAGAATTTGCCCCTCACCGATCTGCACCGCCACCTTGATGGCAACATCCGTACCCAAACTATTCTTGAATTGGGTCAGAAGTTTGGCGTTGCCTTGCCTGCAAATGATGTTGCAGGACTTACTCCTCATGTACAGATTGTCGAAGCAGAGCCTTCACTCGTTGCGTTCCTATCGAAACTGGATTGGGGTGTGGCTGTTCTGGGTGATCTTGATGCGTGCCGCCGTGTCGCGTACGAAAACGTTGAAGATGCCTTAAACGCACAAATTGACTACGCTGAACTCCGCTTTTCTCCATACTACATGGCGATGAAACACAACCTTCCTGTTGCTGGTGTAGTCGAAGCCGTGGTTGACGGTGTACAAGCCGGTATACGTGACTTTGGTATCAAAGCAAACCTTATCGGCATTATGAGCCGTACCTTTGGTACTGACGCTTGCCAACAAGAGCTTGATGCTATCCTTACCCAAAAAGATAAAATCGTCGCAGTCGACCTTGCAGGCGATGAACTTGGTCAACCTGGTGAGCTGTTTGTAAAACACTTTGCACAAGTGAAAGATGCTGGGCTTAACGTAACCGTGCACGCTGGTGAAGCGGCGGGCGCAGCAAGTATGTGGCAAGCGATTCAAGAACTAGGCGCAACTCGTATTGGTCATGGTGTAAAAGCGATCCACGATCCTAAATTAATGGATTACTTGGCTGAGCACAAAATCGGTATTGAATCGTGCCTAACCTCTAACGTACAAACCAGTACAGTAGAGTCACTAGCAAATCACCCGCTTAAGCAGTTCCTTGATCACGGCGTAATGGCGTGTATCAATACTGATGACCCAGCAGTGGAAGGTATCGAGCTACCCCATGAATATGAAGTTGCAGCGCCTCAAGCCGGTCTAACCGCTGAACAGATTCGCCGTGCACAAATTAATGGTCTCGATCTAGCATTTATCTCTGAAGCAGAAAAACAAGCGCTAAGAGATAAAGCAGCAAATCGCTAG
- the gepA gene encoding phosphodiesterase GepA has protein sequence MSLNTQCTLRTAVVLPFLLVLLSTFVVLTVVQNNNYEKMATDVSRKQLTALSDNVELELTTFLYQPLQASLALSHSIALHKLYKPHDISAVQTVMLSKFSELYNGVSQLDNIGFGGQAGEYVGLRKESDGEFSLMLQDNLLHRGLVIYQGHQISDNIRSVIKDYDPRFRPWYKPHAGTVDSRWSPIYANADERQEVTLSATEPVYYQNKLQGVVVSDVKLSTFNAFLSQQQQNTGAVIYLFDAGHRLVAHSTGGSIISWGTDKSVKGQRLLSIESSSPVIQSSANYANDHELKQRELLFNTYVDGERYFHLITPYQDDNGLEWYIGVSISEHELLGSMLESQRNSWVIGLLVSGIGMVLGLIVFNRTVTPITSTANAAKQLAQGNWDSELPKPGNIYETSMLVHAFNDMADKLKASFEEISTRLLYDSLTKLYSREGLVNTCDKLNKLEGCLILIGINKFRHINDSMGHLSGDQLLVIIAERLKSTFGTEALVARIGGDEFAVYLPELTQQDQIPLATGRIQQMFAAPFSMGQESIIIQVSLGIVTNIEDNSMTTWLRNGSIALSNAKQEKASISHYKPEMADISRNKTRMLAKIKQAIELEEFVPYYQPIVDIQSGKVIGTEALARWISPTEGMVSPLEFIPIAEESGFISAIGEMILSKACYDAVKGMEQGKWDQDFHLHVNLSVNQLSQASLVEELTRVLAQSKLPARNLTLEITESRLVDNDPVTITNMQAIRDLGIQIAIDDFGTGYSSLAYLHKLPFDCLKIDRTFVNKLQPDHLDTSIVAAIINMTRGMKVDIVAEGIETIEQAELLKQLGCQHGQGFLYSRPVPFSEWPTNLVNM, from the coding sequence ATGTCGCTCAATACTCAATGTACATTAAGAACTGCAGTGGTCTTGCCGTTTTTGCTCGTACTGCTTAGCACATTTGTCGTGCTGACCGTAGTACAAAATAACAACTACGAGAAGATGGCGACTGATGTAAGCCGTAAGCAACTTACGGCATTGAGCGACAATGTTGAACTTGAACTGACCACATTTCTCTACCAGCCACTTCAAGCAAGCCTTGCTTTAAGCCATAGCATCGCATTACATAAACTCTACAAGCCGCACGATATCTCAGCGGTGCAGACGGTGATGCTGAGTAAATTCAGTGAGCTGTATAATGGGGTATCGCAACTCGATAACATTGGCTTCGGTGGTCAAGCAGGCGAGTATGTGGGCTTGCGTAAAGAGTCTGACGGCGAGTTCTCTTTAATGCTGCAAGATAACCTACTCCATCGTGGGCTGGTTATTTATCAAGGTCACCAAATCAGCGACAACATTCGTTCGGTGATCAAAGATTACGATCCGCGTTTCCGCCCTTGGTATAAACCTCATGCTGGTACTGTCGACTCACGCTGGTCACCAATCTACGCGAACGCAGACGAGCGCCAAGAAGTCACGCTCTCGGCAACTGAGCCTGTTTACTACCAAAACAAATTGCAAGGCGTGGTTGTCAGTGATGTTAAGCTAAGTACTTTCAACGCATTCCTCAGCCAGCAACAACAAAACACCGGAGCCGTGATCTACTTGTTTGATGCTGGTCATCGTCTTGTTGCCCACTCTACCGGTGGCAGCATTATTTCTTGGGGTACCGACAAGAGCGTTAAGGGGCAACGTTTACTGAGCATTGAGAGCTCTAGCCCTGTCATTCAATCCAGTGCCAACTACGCTAATGACCATGAACTGAAACAACGTGAATTGCTGTTTAATACTTATGTGGATGGCGAGCGCTATTTTCATCTAATCACGCCATATCAAGATGACAACGGACTAGAATGGTACATCGGTGTCTCGATTTCTGAACACGAACTATTAGGCTCGATGCTTGAAAGCCAGCGTAACAGTTGGGTGATTGGTCTCTTAGTCAGTGGTATTGGTATGGTTTTAGGTCTGATTGTCTTTAACCGCACCGTGACTCCAATCACGTCAACAGCCAATGCTGCCAAGCAGTTAGCGCAAGGAAATTGGGATAGTGAATTACCAAAGCCAGGTAATATTTACGAAACCTCAATGCTGGTGCATGCGTTTAATGACATGGCCGACAAGCTCAAAGCGTCGTTTGAAGAGATCAGTACACGGCTGTTATACGACTCACTGACGAAGCTTTATAGCCGTGAGGGACTCGTTAATACTTGCGATAAGTTGAATAAACTAGAAGGCTGTTTGATTCTTATCGGAATCAACAAATTCCGCCATATCAACGACAGTATGGGGCATTTAAGTGGTGACCAGTTACTGGTGATCATTGCTGAACGCCTTAAGTCCACTTTTGGCACCGAGGCTCTGGTGGCGCGTATTGGTGGAGATGAGTTTGCCGTTTATCTACCGGAGTTAACCCAACAAGATCAAATTCCTCTTGCCACTGGACGCATTCAGCAAATGTTTGCTGCACCATTCTCAATGGGACAAGAGAGCATCATCATTCAAGTTTCATTAGGCATAGTGACCAATATTGAGGATAACTCAATGACCACATGGCTGCGCAATGGCAGCATTGCTCTAAGCAATGCCAAACAAGAAAAAGCGTCCATCAGTCACTACAAACCTGAAATGGCTGACATTTCGCGCAATAAAACCCGCATGCTGGCAAAAATAAAGCAGGCCATTGAACTGGAAGAATTTGTTCCTTATTACCAACCCATCGTTGATATTCAATCGGGTAAGGTGATTGGCACTGAAGCCCTAGCGCGTTGGATATCACCAACGGAAGGGATGGTTTCGCCGTTAGAATTTATTCCAATTGCAGAAGAAAGTGGGTTTATCTCGGCGATTGGCGAGATGATTCTAAGCAAAGCTTGTTACGATGCCGTCAAAGGCATGGAGCAAGGCAAATGGGATCAAGATTTCCATCTGCATGTTAACTTATCGGTTAATCAGTTGTCTCAAGCAAGTCTGGTTGAAGAGTTAACCAGAGTCTTGGCACAGTCGAAACTGCCAGCACGCAACTTAACCTTAGAGATTACAGAATCACGCTTGGTTGATAATGATCCAGTGACAATAACCAACATGCAGGCAATTCGCGATCTTGGTATTCAAATTGCGATTGATGATTTTGGTACCGGCTATAGTTCTCTCGCGTACTTACATAAACTGCCATTTGATTGCTTGAAAATAGACCGCACTTTTGTCAACAAACTGCAACCGGATCACCTTGATACCTCTATTGTCGCGGCGATTATTAATATGACCCGAGGCATGAAAGTGGATATCGTGGCTGAAGGCATCGAGACCATTGAGCAAGCCGAACTGCTTAAGCAATTAGGCTGTCAGCATGGTCAAGGTTTCTTATACAGTCGACCTGTGCCATTTAGCGAATGGCCAACAAATTTAGTTAACATGTAG
- the glnG gene encoding nitrogen regulation protein NR(I), translated as MSKGNVWVVDDDSSIRWVMEKTLSSANIKCDTFADGESVLLALERETPDVLISDIRMPGISGIELLSQVHEQSPDLPVIIMTAHSDLDAAVNAYQQGAFEYLPKPFDVDETLTLVERAIAHNQEQRQQQAKEDYQLQPTPEIIGEAPAMQEVFRAIGRLSRSSISVLINGESGTGKELVAHALHRHSPRAKNPFIALNMAAIPKDLIESELFGHEKGAFTGANSVRQGRFEQANGGTLFLDEIGDMPLDIQTRLLRVLADGQFYRVGGHSPIRVDVRIVAATHQDLEKLVHKGDFREDLFHRLNVIRIQIPALRERRQDIEKLALHFLQLASEELAVDVKTLHPATVEKLAQLDWPGNVRQLENICRWLTVMASGSEVLPNDLPAELLESKPVVATNSEANWQLQLTQWAKRALASGETEILNSAQPEFERILLEVALEHTNGHKQDAAKVLGWGRNTLTRKLKELY; from the coding sequence ATGAGTAAAGGAAACGTATGGGTAGTCGATGATGACAGCTCCATTCGCTGGGTTATGGAAAAGACTCTCTCTTCAGCCAATATCAAGTGCGATACATTTGCCGATGGTGAAAGCGTACTGCTTGCACTTGAGCGCGAAACCCCTGATGTGCTGATTTCTGATATTCGCATGCCGGGCATCAGCGGGATTGAGCTACTTAGTCAAGTTCATGAGCAATCACCGGATTTGCCAGTGATCATTATGACCGCGCACTCCGATTTAGATGCTGCGGTAAATGCCTACCAGCAAGGGGCGTTTGAGTACCTACCTAAGCCCTTTGATGTTGATGAGACACTCACCTTGGTTGAGCGCGCTATCGCTCACAATCAAGAGCAGCGCCAACAACAAGCCAAAGAGGATTATCAGCTACAGCCGACACCAGAAATCATCGGCGAAGCGCCCGCGATGCAAGAGGTGTTTCGCGCCATTGGTCGTCTTTCCCGCTCGTCGATTTCGGTATTAATCAATGGTGAATCGGGTACGGGTAAAGAGTTAGTCGCACATGCTCTGCATCGTCACAGCCCGCGGGCGAAAAATCCATTTATTGCCTTGAATATGGCTGCGATTCCCAAAGACTTAATTGAATCTGAGCTGTTTGGACACGAGAAAGGGGCATTTACTGGTGCCAACAGTGTCCGCCAAGGTCGCTTTGAACAAGCCAATGGCGGCACGCTGTTTCTCGATGAAATCGGTGATATGCCGCTTGATATCCAAACCCGTTTACTGCGCGTTTTAGCGGATGGGCAGTTCTATCGTGTTGGTGGGCATTCTCCGATCCGCGTCGATGTACGCATCGTCGCCGCGACCCACCAAGATCTTGAGAAACTGGTACATAAAGGCGATTTTCGCGAAGATTTATTCCATCGCCTCAATGTGATTCGTATTCAGATCCCTGCACTGCGTGAACGCCGACAAGATATTGAAAAATTAGCACTGCATTTCTTACAACTCGCCTCCGAGGAGCTGGCAGTGGATGTCAAAACCCTGCATCCTGCGACGGTTGAGAAACTGGCACAGCTCGATTGGCCGGGCAACGTACGTCAGTTAGAGAACATCTGTCGCTGGCTAACCGTAATGGCGAGTGGCAGTGAGGTATTACCTAATGATTTGCCAGCTGAATTACTCGAAAGTAAGCCGGTTGTCGCAACCAACAGCGAAGCAAACTGGCAACTGCAATTAACGCAATGGGCAAAACGCGCTCTTGCCAGTGGAGAAACGGAAATCCTCAACTCCGCACAACCAGAATTTGAACGCATTCTGCTTGAAGTGGCACTTGAGCATACTAATGGACATAAGCAAGATGCCGCCAAAGTGCTCGGTTGGGGACGAAATACGCTGACAAGAAAGCTCAAAGAATTGTATTAA
- the glnL gene encoding nitrogen regulation protein NR(II), with protein MNTTILNHQVTAILIMNESLQIRYANPSAEQLFSQSAKRLTSSPLSKHIQHASLDLALLSQPLQSGQSITDSDVTFVVDGRPLMLEVTVSPITWQKELLLLVEMRKIDQQRRLSQELNQHAQQQAAKLLVRGLAHEIKNPLGGLRGAAQLLERCLPDASLKEYTQIIIEQADRLRSLVDRLLGPQKPGTKSCENLHLILEKVRQLVELDVGCQIVIERDYDPSLPDIMMDVEQIEQALLNIVSNAGQILAKQEHGKITIRTRTVHQANIHGQRYKLAARIEVIDNGPGIPADLQDTLFYPMVSGREGGTGLGLSISQNLIDQHKGKIDVESWPGHTCFTIYLPIK; from the coding sequence CTGAATACGACAATATTAAATCACCAAGTCACCGCGATTCTGATCATGAATGAGTCGCTGCAAATTCGCTACGCCAATCCGTCAGCTGAACAACTGTTTTCACAAAGCGCTAAGCGTCTAACCAGTTCTCCTCTGAGCAAGCACATTCAGCACGCTTCGCTCGACTTAGCCTTATTATCACAACCACTACAAAGCGGTCAGAGCATTACCGATAGTGACGTGACCTTTGTGGTGGATGGGCGCCCTCTGATGCTCGAAGTCACGGTAAGTCCAATTACTTGGCAAAAAGAACTGCTTCTGCTGGTCGAGATGCGCAAAATCGATCAGCAGCGCCGCCTCTCACAAGAGCTCAACCAACATGCCCAGCAACAAGCGGCAAAACTTTTGGTGCGTGGACTTGCCCACGAAATCAAAAATCCACTCGGAGGGTTGCGTGGCGCTGCGCAATTACTAGAACGCTGCCTGCCTGATGCCAGTCTTAAAGAATATACCCAAATCATCATTGAGCAGGCTGATCGCTTACGTTCACTGGTCGACCGACTGCTCGGCCCTCAGAAACCGGGCACCAAAAGTTGCGAGAATCTGCACCTTATTCTTGAAAAAGTGCGCCAGCTGGTTGAGCTAGATGTCGGTTGCCAAATCGTTATCGAGCGTGACTACGACCCTAGTCTGCCTGACATCATGATGGATGTTGAACAGATAGAGCAGGCTCTGCTTAATATTGTCAGCAATGCTGGTCAGATCCTCGCCAAGCAAGAGCATGGCAAAATCACCATACGCACCAGAACGGTGCATCAAGCCAATATCCATGGTCAACGCTACAAGTTGGCTGCACGAATAGAAGTCATCGATAACGGTCCAGGTATTCCTGCTGACCTACAAGACACCCTGTTTTACCCCATGGTCAGCGGTCGTGAGGGGGGCACCGGTTTAGGATTGTCGATTTCACAAAACTTAATCGATCAACATAAAGGTAAGATCGACGTAGAGAGTTGGCCAGGCCACACCTGCTTTACGATCTATCTGCCAATCAAATAG